In the Rhizobium sp. SSA_523 genome, ATGATCATGGTGAAAATTGCTTCCCTGCCGCGCATCATATGCTAGGTGTCGAAGAAGAAGTCCGGAGGAAGCCCACCCCATGTCCAAGCCACTGACCATTGCCGACCTGAAATCGCTTGCCCGCCGCCGGGTGCCGAAAATGTTCTTCGATTATGCCGATAGCGGCTCCTGGACAGAAGGCACGTACCGCGCGAACGAAGCGGATTTTTCAGACGTCAAGCTGCGTCAGCGCGTGCTGGTGGACATGACGGACCGCTCGCTGAAGTCGACGATGATCGGCGAGCCGGTCGCCATGCCTGTGGCTTTGGCGCCAACGGGCCTGACCGGCATGCAGCACGCCGATGGCGAAATGCTGGCGGCCAAGGCGGCGGAAGAATTCGGCGTGCCCTTCACGCTTTCCACGATGAGCATCTGCTCGATCGAGGATGTCGCCTCCGTCACCACAAAGCCCTTCTGGTTCCAGCTCTACGTGATGAAGGACCGGGACTTCATCGAAAGCCTGATCGACCGCGCCAAGCGGGCCGGCTGCTCGGCGCTGGTGGTGACTGCCGACCTGCAGATCCTCGGCCAGCGTCACAAGGACCTGCGCAACGGGCTTTCGGCACCGCCGAAATTCACGCCCAAGCACATTTTCCAGATGGCGACGCGGCCGCAATGGTGCCTCGACATGGTCCGCACAAAGCGGCATGGCTTCGGCAATATCGTCGGCCATGCCAAGAATGTCTCGGACCTCTCCTCGCTCAGTGTCTGGACCGCCGAACAATTCGATCCGCGGCTGTCCTGGGCCGATATCGCCTGGATCAAGGAGCGCTGGAGCGGCAAGCTGATCATCAAGGGCATATTGGACGAGGAGGATGCGCTCGCCGCCGCCGATACGGGTGCGGATGCGATCATCGTCTCCAACCACGGCGGGCGCCAGCTGGACGGCGCGCCCTCTTCGATCAGCATGCTGCCGAGGATCGTGCGGGCGGTCGGCGATCGGATCGAGGTGCATCTGGATGGCGGCATCCGTTCCGGCCAGGATGTGCTGAAGGCCGTGGCGCTGGGCGCCAAGGGCACCTATATCGGCCGGCCCTTCCTCTACGGCCTCGGCGCCATGGGCAAGGAAGGTGTCGAACTGGCACTCTCCATCATTGCCAAGGAGATGGACATCACGATGGCGCTGTGCGGCAAGCGGGATATCAACAGCGTGGACCGCAGCGTGATCGCCCATAGCCCTTTTTGAGGCAAGCCGAGCCACGCTGCAGGAAGAGGAGTATCGTCGGCTTGGCGGCAGATCCTCCGCCGTCTAGCGACCGGAGGGTCGCCATTCCCTTTCGCCTGCCACCTGCCGGGGGTCCTGCCTCCTGCCGGGGCCTTGCCTTTTCGTCAGCTGCCGCGATAGGTGGAATAGCCATAAGGCGAGATCAGCAGCGGCACATGATAATGCCCGCTCTCGTCGGCAATGCCGAAGCGGATGGGGATCACATCGAGGAAGGCAGGCTCCGCAAGCGCGGCGCCGCTGCGTCGCAGATAGTCGCCGGCGTGGAACACCAGTTCGTAGGTGCCCGTCCTGAACGTCTCGCCGATCAGGATCGGCCCGCCATCCACCCGGCCATCGGCATTGGTGATCACCGTCTTCAGGTGCTCGCGGTCTTTGCCGGTCAGCAGGAAGAGATCGATAACGAGACCCTCCGCCGGCTTGCCGAGGGCGGTATCGAGAACATGGGTGGTCAGTCCGGTCATGGTCTACTCGCTGAGAATGGGCGCATTGATGACGAAGGCTTCGTCGAAGAAATGCTCTTCCAGATTGTTGCCCGGCCCGTCGCGGTCGACAACCAGAAAATCGCTGGCCGCGCCGATCGTCATCAGCGGGTGGTGCCAGACATTGGCGCGGTAGTTCACGCCCTGATCGCCGCGCGCCAGAAACACCTGCGGTGTCCCGGGAGAGCCCTTCTCATCCTCCGACACGACCACGAGATAAGGCCGACCGTTCAGCGGCGAAAAACTCTGGCTGCCGAAGGGGTGGCGCTCCATCATCGTGAGCTCGTAGGGGAAGGCACGCGGCTGGCCGCGAAAGATGTTGAGGATGACGCGCGCGCCCTCGCCTTTCGCCTCCGCTTCCGCCAGACCATGAAACCGCTCCGTATTGCCGCCATTGATGAGCTTCATGGAGGATGGGTCCGCCTCGATCACCTGGCCGAAGGGAAGGAAAGCGTCACGCGTCAGCGGACGGATAGGAAGTGTCTTGGGCATGTCTTGATCATTCACCTTGGGCGCGGATCTGGCGCAGAGCGCGAAGCTGGGAGAGAAGTTGCGGGAGATCCTCATGCACCGTCTTCCAAACGACCTCGAATTCCAATTCGAAATAATCATGGGCCACGAGGTTACGCATACTCTTGATCTTCATCCACGGAATTTCTGGATGATCCTCTGCAATATGAGGATGGAGCTTCAGAATGCGGGTGACAGCTTCTCCCAGAATGACCAAGGCCATGGAAACCGCCATCTGGCTTTTCGGATCGGTCAGAAACTGGGATTTGTCCAAGCCGATCACGAAGTCCGTTGCCTGTTGCGCGGCATCTTCCATTCGCTCGATGTGATCGAGAAGGCGGCTACGATCAAGCGTCATATAGCAACGGCCTCGGCCAGAACACGGTCTCTGACCCTCGGTCGCAGCCCCCTGCTGGTGGCGAGATCGACACGCATCTGCAGCAGACTTTCCAGATCATGCTGCAAGCCGCCGAGATCAAAAAGGGTCGTCTCCTCTAGCGTATCGACCAGAATGTCGAGGTCGCTGTCCTCCCGATCCTCTCCACGGGCGACAGAACCGAACACACGTGCATTGGCAGTGTGGTGCTGCGCCACGAGTTGGCGAATACGGTCCCTGTTCTTTTCCAGCACGTCCGACGGGCGCATGATGAACTCCTGTTGCAGATCCTACATCATTCTCACGCCGGGGGCAGCATGCTTTGCAGCCGCAGCAGCGCAATGCGCTCCACCTGCCCGCAGGCGGTCGAGAACTCGTCTTCGCGGCTGTTGTGGATGCGCTGTTCGAAGGCCTGCAGGATATCGTCCTTGGTCAGCCCCTTGACCGCGATGATGAAGGGAAAGCCGAACTTATCCACATAGGCGGTGTTGAGTTCGGTGAAGCGGGCGTGCTCCTCCGGGCTCAGCCGGTCAAGCCCGGCACCGGCCTGTTCCTTGCGGCTGTCTTCGGTCAGTTCGCCGGCAATGGCGAGCTTTCCGGCAAGATCCGGATGAGCGCGCAGCACGCCGAGCCTCTCCTCCTGGCTGGCCACCCGAAACACGGCGACGAGGGCGGCATGCACCCGCTCGACATTCAGCGCCTCGCCGCGCACCAGATCATCGTCATAGGCGCGCTCGGCGATGAAGGGGGAATGTTCGAAGACGCCGCCGAAGCGGTCGACAAATTCGGTCCGTTGCATGGTCACAGCCCATCCGGTTGGTGATGCCGGTGCCAATGATGGGCGATCTCGATCCGTTTCGCGATCCACACCTTTTCATGGCCCAGCACATATTCCATGAAGCGCTTCAGCGCGGCGATCCGGCCCGGACGCCCGACGAGACGACAATGCAGGCCGATGGACATCATCTTGGGCGCGCCATCCTTGCCCTCCTGATAGAGCGTATCGAACGTGTCCTTGAGGTAAGTATAGAACTGGTCGCCCGCATTGAAACCCTGCGGCGTGGCAAATCGCATGTCATTGGCATCCAGCGTATAGGGAATGATCAGGAAGGGCCGGCCATCCACTCCCTTCACCCAATAGGGCAGGTCATCGGCATAACTGTCGGAGGAGTAGAGGAAACCGCCTTCCTCCTGAACCAGCCGAAGCGTATTGACCGAGGGTTTGCCCTGATACATGCCATAGGGGCGCTCGCCGGCAAGTTCGGCGTGAAGCCGTACCGCATCGAGAATATGCTGGCGTTCGATCTCTTCCGGATAATCCTTGTATTCATGCCAGCGATAGCCATGGCTGGCGATCTCCCAGCCCGCTTCGTTCATGGCCGCCACCGCATCCGGATTGCGCAGCATTGCAAGCGTCACGCCGTAGACGGTGCAGGGCACGCCCAGCTGGGTGAACAGGCGGTGCAGGCGCCAGAAGCCGGCGCGCGATCCATATTCGTAGATCGATTCCATGTTGAGGTTGCGCTGCCCCGGCCAGGGGGCGGCGCCGACGATTTCCGACAGAAGGTTTTCCGAGGCCGGATCGCCATCGAGGATCGAGCTTTCGCCGCCCTCCTCGTAATTGATGACGAATTGCACCGCCAGATGCGCCCCGCCCGGCCATTGCGGATCCGGGGTCGAGCGGCCATAGCCAACGAGATTGCGCGGATAGGAAGCTGCCACCATCGAAAATCACCTTTTGAAACAGTGACCGGACGGTAGCATTCGTCCCGCAAATGTCGAGATGCGATGATGCACTGCAAACAATTGCTTCAGCCGCTTCGGCAACGGCGCTTGCCATGGTGCAAGAGCAAAGTCGAAGGGCCGAAAGCGTCCGGCGCGGCCACACCGCCGCCAGGCGCCCATTCTCAAGTGATCTGTCTGAAGTAATCTGTCTTAAGTGTTCGTCAGGCGCTGCGGCGCGAGGCGACGCTGCCCAGCGGATGTAGGGAATGGACGACGAAGGGCGCGCCCGGCTCCGTTTCCACGAACAAAGCGAGGCTGGTCATCAGAAGCGGACGATCGAGATAGGGCTCGAAATAGCGCCGCAGGACATCCTCGATAGGCTGGATATGCTGCGGCATGACCGGGCCGGTCAGGGTCATGTGGAAGCGGAATTCGTCCATCACATGCGGATGGCCCCAGCGACACAGATTGGCAAATTGCGATGCCGACAAATGGCCCGGATCCGCTCGTTCCAGCTCGGCCTCCGTCAGCGGCGCGCGGAAGGCATCGAAGCTCTGCACGACGGCACCGGCCAGATGATTCAAAGCCTCGGAAGGCGCTGCAGGCATCAGCGCGAACCTGTTGCCCATCCGCGCCACTTCCAGTCGCGGAAAGGCGATCGG is a window encoding:
- a CDS encoding alpha-hydroxy acid oxidase, giving the protein MSKPLTIADLKSLARRRVPKMFFDYADSGSWTEGTYRANEADFSDVKLRQRVLVDMTDRSLKSTMIGEPVAMPVALAPTGLTGMQHADGEMLAAKAAEEFGVPFTLSTMSICSIEDVASVTTKPFWFQLYVMKDRDFIESLIDRAKRAGCSALVVTADLQILGQRHKDLRNGLSAPPKFTPKHIFQMATRPQWCLDMVRTKRHGFGNIVGHAKNVSDLSSLSVWTAEQFDPRLSWADIAWIKERWSGKLIIKGILDEEDALAAADTGADAIIVSNHGGRQLDGAPSSISMLPRIVRAVGDRIEVHLDGGIRSGQDVLKAVALGAKGTYIGRPFLYGLGAMGKEGVELALSIIAKEMDITMALCGKRDINSVDRSVIAHSPF
- the uraH gene encoding hydroxyisourate hydrolase; the encoded protein is MTGLTTHVLDTALGKPAEGLVIDLFLLTGKDREHLKTVITNADGRVDGGPILIGETFRTGTYELVFHAGDYLRRSGAALAEPAFLDVIPIRFGIADESGHYHVPLLISPYGYSTYRGS
- a CDS encoding ureidoglycolate lyase; protein product: MPKTLPIRPLTRDAFLPFGQVIEADPSSMKLINGGNTERFHGLAEAEAKGEGARVILNIFRGQPRAFPYELTMMERHPFGSQSFSPLNGRPYLVVVSEDEKGSPGTPQVFLARGDQGVNYRANVWHHPLMTIGAASDFLVVDRDGPGNNLEEHFFDEAFVINAPILSE
- a CDS encoding HepT-like ribonuclease domain-containing protein, which gives rise to MTLDRSRLLDHIERMEDAAQQATDFVIGLDKSQFLTDPKSQMAVSMALVILGEAVTRILKLHPHIAEDHPEIPWMKIKSMRNLVAHDYFELEFEVVWKTVHEDLPQLLSQLRALRQIRAQGE
- a CDS encoding nucleotidyltransferase family protein; protein product: MRPSDVLEKNRDRIRQLVAQHHTANARVFGSVARGEDREDSDLDILVDTLEETTLFDLGGLQHDLESLLQMRVDLATSRGLRPRVRDRVLAEAVAI
- the uraD gene encoding 2-oxo-4-hydroxy-4-carboxy-5-ureidoimidazoline decarboxylase encodes the protein MQRTEFVDRFGGVFEHSPFIAERAYDDDLVRGEALNVERVHAALVAVFRVASQEERLGVLRAHPDLAGKLAIAGELTEDSRKEQAGAGLDRLSPEEHARFTELNTAYVDKFGFPFIIAVKGLTKDDILQAFEQRIHNSREDEFSTACGQVERIALLRLQSMLPPA
- the puuE gene encoding allantoinase PuuE yields the protein MVAASYPRNLVGYGRSTPDPQWPGGAHLAVQFVINYEEGGESSILDGDPASENLLSEIVGAAPWPGQRNLNMESIYEYGSRAGFWRLHRLFTQLGVPCTVYGVTLAMLRNPDAVAAMNEAGWEIASHGYRWHEYKDYPEEIERQHILDAVRLHAELAGERPYGMYQGKPSVNTLRLVQEEGGFLYSSDSYADDLPYWVKGVDGRPFLIIPYTLDANDMRFATPQGFNAGDQFYTYLKDTFDTLYQEGKDGAPKMMSIGLHCRLVGRPGRIAALKRFMEYVLGHEKVWIAKRIEIAHHWHRHHQPDGL
- a CDS encoding DUF1045 domain-containing protein, which translates into the protein MRYAINFTPPANDPLTLAASQWLGRNAFSGEAVESPAIRGLDLHEIAFTTAVPRRYGFHGTLKPPFRLVEGVAEALLLRNLMHFAGQHQPIAFPRLEVARMGNRFALMPAAPSEALNHLAGAVVQSFDAFRAPLTEAELERADPGHLSASQFANLCRWGHPHVMDEFRFHMTLTGPVMPQHIQPIEDVLRRYFEPYLDRPLLMTSLALFVETEPGAPFVVHSLHPLGSVASRRSA